One genomic segment of Mytilus galloprovincialis chromosome 5, xbMytGall1.hap1.1, whole genome shotgun sequence includes these proteins:
- the LOC143076702 gene encoding coronin-1C-A-like isoform X1, translating to MFTIFFQMAFRIRQSKYRHVFGKPLKRDQCYDNIRVSKISWDSTLCSVNPKYIAIITEAAGGGAFLVLPLSKTGRVERDSPLVSGHKAAVLDIEWCPHNDDVIASCSEDCYVKVWQIPEGGVNKPLTEPIVDLLGHQKRVGVVKWHPTAQSILLSGGQDNIIMIWNVGTGEAVVQIDSPDHILSASWNYDGSKFVATCKDKMMRVYDPRSGDMLGEVKAHEGAKPSQAVYLKDGKIFSAGFSRMSTRQYALWNENDLSEEMMREEIDQSNGVMFPFYDPDTSMIYLLGRGDSIIRYYEVTDEAPYVHYLSLYQCKDAQRGFGYMPKRGLSVNSCEIARFYKLHNSGLCEVIPMTVPRKSELFQDDLYPDTAGDTPAVTADEWLAGKKSDPILISLKDEFVPTQKEQLKVVRKSNILDKPIHKPTAAATPATQATPARSSVQEVAVPEESGAALPPKSPAVHKEIQQLKHVIGEQNQTIQDLMERVISLEKAANNSGVTENDETLGNDKAADQEQADN from the exons ATGTTTACAATTTTCTTTCAGATGGCTTTTCGTATCAGACAGTCAAAGTATCGGCATGTATTTGGTAAACCCTTAAAGCGAGATCAGTGTTATGACAACATTAGAGTTTCCAAAATATCATGGGATAGTACATTGTGCAGTGTGAACCCTAAATACATAGCTATTATAACAGAGGCTGCAGGTGGGGGAGCATTCTTAGTTTTGCCTTTATCAAAG actGGTCGTGTTGAGAGAGATTCTCCTCTGGTATCAGGTCATAAGGCAGCAGTATTAGATATAGAATGGTGTCCACATAATGATGATGTCATTGCTAGTTGTTCCGAAGATTGTTATGTTAAAGTCTGGCAGATCCCAGAAGGTGGCGTCAACAAACCTTTAACAGAACCAATTGTAGATTTACTAGGACATCAAAAGAGAGTTGGTGTTGTAAAATGGCATCCTACAGCACAGAGTATTCTCCTCAGTGGAG GTCAAGAcaatattataatgatttggaaTGTGGGAACTGGTGAAGCTGTTGTACAGATAGATTCTCCTGACCACATCTTATCAGCATCATGGAATTATGATGGGTCAAAATTTGTAGCTACGTGTAAAGATAAAATGATGAGAGTGTACGACCCAAGATCAGGAGACATGTTAGGT GAAGTGAAGGCCCATGAAGGAGCTAAGCCATCACAGGCTGTGTATTTAAAGGATGGTAAAATATTCTCTGCAGGCTTCTCCAGAATGAGTACCAGACAGTATGCCTTGTGGAATGAG AATGATCTATCAGAAGAGATGATGCGTGAGGAGATTGACCAAAGTAACGGAGTGATGTTCCCATTTTATGACCCTGACACAAGTATGATATATCTTCTTGGAAGG GGTGACAGTATTATCAGATATTACGAAGTAACAGATGAAGCTCCTTATGTACATTACTTAAGCTTGTACCAGTGCAAGGATGCACAGAGAGGGTTTGGCTACATGCCAAAACGAGGACTTAGTGTCAATAGTTGTGAAATAGCTAG atTTTATAAACTACACAATAGTGGTCTCTGTGAAGTTATACCAATGACTGTTCCTAGAAAG tcTGAATTATTCCAAGATGACCTTTACCCTGACACAGCAGGAGATACCCCAGCTGTCACTGCAGATGAATGGTTAGCCGGCAAAAAATCAGATCCAATTCTG ATCTCACTGAAAGATGAATTTGTACCTACGCAAAAGGAACAGTTAAAAGTAGTTAGAAAATCCAATATATTAGATAAACCTATACACAAACCAACTGCTGCAGCCACTCCAGCCACTCAGGCCACTCCAGCCAGATCATCAGTTCAAGAGGTGGCAGTTCCTGAAGAATCTGGTGCAGCATTACCACCG AAATCACCAGCAGTCCATAAAGAAATCCAACAATTAAAGCACGTGATTGGAGAACAGAACCAAACTATTCAGGATTTAATggaaagagttatttcccttgaaaaggCAGCAAACAATAGTGGGGTAACAGAAAATGATGAAACATTAGGCAATGATAAAGCTGCCGACCAGGAACAGGCAGATAATTAA
- the LOC143076702 gene encoding coronin-1B-like isoform X3, producing MFTIFFQMAFRIRQSKYRHVFGKPLKRDQCYDNIRVSKISWDSTLCSVNPKYIAIITEAAGGGAFLVLPLSKTGRVERDSPLVSGHKAAVLDIEWCPHNDDVIASCSEDCYVKVWQIPEGGVNKPLTEPIVDLLGHQKRVGVVKWHPTAQSILLSGGQDNIIMIWNVGTGEAVVQIDSPDHILSASWNYDGSKFVATCKDKMMRVYDPRSGDMLGEVKAHEGAKPSQAVYLKDGKIFSAGFSRMSTRQYALWNENDLSEEMMREEIDQSNGVMFPFYDPDTSMIYLLGRGDSIIRYYEVTDEAPYVHYLSLYQCKDAQRGFGYMPKRGLSVNSCEIARFYKLHNSGLCEVIPMTVPRKSELFQDDLYPDTAGDTPAVTADEWLAGKKSDPILISLKDEFVPTQKEQLKVVRKSNILDKPIHKPTAAATPATQATPARSSVQEVAVPEESGAALPPGFDPQGILEDIRKLKLIVKAHEKRIKTLEEKLAQYEGNSTEEEENGEKC from the exons ATGTTTACAATTTTCTTTCAGATGGCTTTTCGTATCAGACAGTCAAAGTATCGGCATGTATTTGGTAAACCCTTAAAGCGAGATCAGTGTTATGACAACATTAGAGTTTCCAAAATATCATGGGATAGTACATTGTGCAGTGTGAACCCTAAATACATAGCTATTATAACAGAGGCTGCAGGTGGGGGAGCATTCTTAGTTTTGCCTTTATCAAAG actGGTCGTGTTGAGAGAGATTCTCCTCTGGTATCAGGTCATAAGGCAGCAGTATTAGATATAGAATGGTGTCCACATAATGATGATGTCATTGCTAGTTGTTCCGAAGATTGTTATGTTAAAGTCTGGCAGATCCCAGAAGGTGGCGTCAACAAACCTTTAACAGAACCAATTGTAGATTTACTAGGACATCAAAAGAGAGTTGGTGTTGTAAAATGGCATCCTACAGCACAGAGTATTCTCCTCAGTGGAG GTCAAGAcaatattataatgatttggaaTGTGGGAACTGGTGAAGCTGTTGTACAGATAGATTCTCCTGACCACATCTTATCAGCATCATGGAATTATGATGGGTCAAAATTTGTAGCTACGTGTAAAGATAAAATGATGAGAGTGTACGACCCAAGATCAGGAGACATGTTAGGT GAAGTGAAGGCCCATGAAGGAGCTAAGCCATCACAGGCTGTGTATTTAAAGGATGGTAAAATATTCTCTGCAGGCTTCTCCAGAATGAGTACCAGACAGTATGCCTTGTGGAATGAG AATGATCTATCAGAAGAGATGATGCGTGAGGAGATTGACCAAAGTAACGGAGTGATGTTCCCATTTTATGACCCTGACACAAGTATGATATATCTTCTTGGAAGG GGTGACAGTATTATCAGATATTACGAAGTAACAGATGAAGCTCCTTATGTACATTACTTAAGCTTGTACCAGTGCAAGGATGCACAGAGAGGGTTTGGCTACATGCCAAAACGAGGACTTAGTGTCAATAGTTGTGAAATAGCTAG atTTTATAAACTACACAATAGTGGTCTCTGTGAAGTTATACCAATGACTGTTCCTAGAAAG tcTGAATTATTCCAAGATGACCTTTACCCTGACACAGCAGGAGATACCCCAGCTGTCACTGCAGATGAATGGTTAGCCGGCAAAAAATCAGATCCAATTCTG ATCTCACTGAAAGATGAATTTGTACCTACGCAAAAGGAACAGTTAAAAGTAGTTAGAAAATCCAATATATTAGATAAACCTATACACAAACCAACTGCTGCAGCCACTCCAGCCACTCAGGCCACTCCAGCCAGATCATCAGTTCAAGAGGTGGCAGTTCCTGAAGAATCTGGTGCAGCATTACCACCG GGATTTGATCCACAAGGTATTCTTGAAGATATACGGAAACTCAAATTAATAGTTAAAGCACATGAAAAGCGCATAAAGACATTAGAAGAAAAATTAGCTCAATATGAAGGGAATTCCACGGAAGAAGAAGAAAACGGAGAAAAGTGCTAA
- the LOC143076702 gene encoding coronin-1C-A-like isoform X2 — protein MAFRIRQSKYRHVFGKPLKRDQCYDNIRVSKISWDSTLCSVNPKYIAIITEAAGGGAFLVLPLSKTGRVERDSPLVSGHKAAVLDIEWCPHNDDVIASCSEDCYVKVWQIPEGGVNKPLTEPIVDLLGHQKRVGVVKWHPTAQSILLSGGQDNIIMIWNVGTGEAVVQIDSPDHILSASWNYDGSKFVATCKDKMMRVYDPRSGDMLGEVKAHEGAKPSQAVYLKDGKIFSAGFSRMSTRQYALWNENDLSEEMMREEIDQSNGVMFPFYDPDTSMIYLLGRGDSIIRYYEVTDEAPYVHYLSLYQCKDAQRGFGYMPKRGLSVNSCEIARFYKLHNSGLCEVIPMTVPRKSELFQDDLYPDTAGDTPAVTADEWLAGKKSDPILISLKDEFVPTQKEQLKVVRKSNILDKPIHKPTAAATPATQATPARSSVQEVAVPEESGAALPPKSPAVHKEIQQLKHVIGEQNQTIQDLMERVISLEKAANNSGVTENDETLGNDKAADQEQADN, from the exons ATGGCTTTTCGTATCAGACAGTCAAAGTATCGGCATGTATTTGGTAAACCCTTAAAGCGAGATCAGTGTTATGACAACATTAGAGTTTCCAAAATATCATGGGATAGTACATTGTGCAGTGTGAACCCTAAATACATAGCTATTATAACAGAGGCTGCAGGTGGGGGAGCATTCTTAGTTTTGCCTTTATCAAAG actGGTCGTGTTGAGAGAGATTCTCCTCTGGTATCAGGTCATAAGGCAGCAGTATTAGATATAGAATGGTGTCCACATAATGATGATGTCATTGCTAGTTGTTCCGAAGATTGTTATGTTAAAGTCTGGCAGATCCCAGAAGGTGGCGTCAACAAACCTTTAACAGAACCAATTGTAGATTTACTAGGACATCAAAAGAGAGTTGGTGTTGTAAAATGGCATCCTACAGCACAGAGTATTCTCCTCAGTGGAG GTCAAGAcaatattataatgatttggaaTGTGGGAACTGGTGAAGCTGTTGTACAGATAGATTCTCCTGACCACATCTTATCAGCATCATGGAATTATGATGGGTCAAAATTTGTAGCTACGTGTAAAGATAAAATGATGAGAGTGTACGACCCAAGATCAGGAGACATGTTAGGT GAAGTGAAGGCCCATGAAGGAGCTAAGCCATCACAGGCTGTGTATTTAAAGGATGGTAAAATATTCTCTGCAGGCTTCTCCAGAATGAGTACCAGACAGTATGCCTTGTGGAATGAG AATGATCTATCAGAAGAGATGATGCGTGAGGAGATTGACCAAAGTAACGGAGTGATGTTCCCATTTTATGACCCTGACACAAGTATGATATATCTTCTTGGAAGG GGTGACAGTATTATCAGATATTACGAAGTAACAGATGAAGCTCCTTATGTACATTACTTAAGCTTGTACCAGTGCAAGGATGCACAGAGAGGGTTTGGCTACATGCCAAAACGAGGACTTAGTGTCAATAGTTGTGAAATAGCTAG atTTTATAAACTACACAATAGTGGTCTCTGTGAAGTTATACCAATGACTGTTCCTAGAAAG tcTGAATTATTCCAAGATGACCTTTACCCTGACACAGCAGGAGATACCCCAGCTGTCACTGCAGATGAATGGTTAGCCGGCAAAAAATCAGATCCAATTCTG ATCTCACTGAAAGATGAATTTGTACCTACGCAAAAGGAACAGTTAAAAGTAGTTAGAAAATCCAATATATTAGATAAACCTATACACAAACCAACTGCTGCAGCCACTCCAGCCACTCAGGCCACTCCAGCCAGATCATCAGTTCAAGAGGTGGCAGTTCCTGAAGAATCTGGTGCAGCATTACCACCG AAATCACCAGCAGTCCATAAAGAAATCCAACAATTAAAGCACGTGATTGGAGAACAGAACCAAACTATTCAGGATTTAATggaaagagttatttcccttgaaaaggCAGCAAACAATAGTGGGGTAACAGAAAATGATGAAACATTAGGCAATGATAAAGCTGCCGACCAGGAACAGGCAGATAATTAA